The Candidatus Polarisedimenticolaceae bacterium DNA window CGAAGACGATGGCTCTCAGGGTCACGCGGCCCGCCTTCCTCGAGGGGATCGCGAACCTCGCGGCGTCGTCCGAGCCGGTGCCTCACCTTCCGAGCATCGAGGAGTGGCGCCGCGGCGACAAGAAGACCCCGTACGATCCGAACACGCTCGCGAGCCGCCAGGAAATGCGCTCGATGGCCTGCGGCCAGTGCCACGTCGAGTACTACTTCAAGGGCCCGGAGAAGCGCCTCACCTTCCCGTGGCACAAGGGTCTCAAGGCCGAGGAGATGGAGGCGTACTACGACGAGACCGGGTGGACCGACTGGACGCACAAGCGATCGGGCGCCCAGGTGCTCAAGGCGCAGCACCCCGAGTTCGAGACGTGGAGTCAGGGGATCCACGCGCGGAGCGGTGTCGCCTGCGCCGATTGCCACATGCCGTACAAGCGCGAGGGCGCGCTCAAGTACAGCGACCATCAGGTGCAGTCGCCGCTCGCGCACGTCAACCTCTCGTGCCAGACCTGCCACAACTACACCGAGACCGAGATCCTCTCGCGGGTCGACGCGATCCAGTCCCGGCACAAGGCGATGCTCGACCGGGCGGAGCAGGCGGTCGTCGATCTCATCAACGCGATCGAGGCGGCGAAGGCGGCGGGCGCGACCGACGCTCAGCTCGCCGCGGCGAGAGCGCTCCAGCGGAAGGCGCAGTGGCGTGCCGATCTCATGAACGCCGAGAACTCCCTCGGGTTCCACGCGCCCGCGGAGTGCCTGCGCCTTCTCGGCGAGTCGATCGACTACGCCCGGCAGGGAACGACCGAGGTGGCGAAGCTACAAATGGCGGCACGTCGATGAGTTGCGGCGTACGATCTATGCGGCGGAGGGATTGACCATGCATAAATCGTTGATCGCCGTGGGCACGCTCGTGCTCTCGATCGGTGCCGTTCTCGCGGCGCCGGCGTTCACCGTCACCGAAGATTTCGAAGGGACGGTCGACGACGCCTCGTGGCGGTCGAGCCCACAGGACCAGATCGTCGCGACCGGCGGAAATCCAGGCGCCTACCTTGATGCCGTGCGTGACTCCGCCGAGCCGGTCATCCTGACGATCCCGGCGCACGCCGCACATTTTCTCGGCAACTACCGGGGCAAGGTCGTGAGCAACCTCGGGATCGACGTCGCGATCTTCGACGTCGGCATCTCCGCCGACGGGCGGCCGGTGTCGCTCCATCTGCTGAGCGACATGAACACGCCCGACGACCCGACCGACGATTGCGAGATCGCCGTCGTCAGTACGAAGACCCTCCCCCGCTCCAGCCGTCAGTGGCGATCGTTCGACTTCAACGTGCCGTCGCTCAGCAACGTCCTCCCGAAGGGCTGGCAGGTCGTGAGCTGCCCCGGCCTCACCGATGACGCCGCCTGGAACGCGGTCATCACGCACGTGAGCCAGGCGAGCTTCGCCTTCGGCGAGCCCGGCTTCTTCTACTTCGACCAGACCTGGAACATCGGCTACGACAACGCGCGTATCAGCTTCGGCAAGGGCGCGATCCAGCCGCCGTTCTGATGATGCGCACTCTCTCGCTTCTCGTCGCGCTGTCGGTGACGTGCGCGTGCACCGCGATCGGTCCGAAGCCGGGCGTGTACGAGGTGAAGACCGTCCCGATGCAGCTTCCGCACGGTGAGCTCCCGATCACGGTCGTCAAGCCTGTCGCCCCGTCACCGGGCAACGTCATGATCCTCTTCGCCACCGGCGACGCCGGTTGGCTCGGTGCCTCGAAGGGGATCTTCGAGCACATCATCGACCGCGGGTACGCCGCCGCCGCGTTCAGCTCGCAGCGCGTCGTTTCCAATCTGCGCAAGGCGAAGGAGCTGATCGGGTTCGAGCAGGTCGCGAGCGACGTCGATCTCATCCTCGTCGAATCGAAGAAGGCTCTGGGACTGCCCGCGGACGCCCCGGTCATCGTCGCCGGCTTCTCGCGCGGCGCGAACGTCGTCGTCTTCGCCGCGGGGGAGCCCTCGCTGCGGCGCCACATCGTCGGCGGCGTCGCGCTCGCGCTCACCGCCGAGACCGACTACGTGAAGCCGCCCGCCGGCGCGCACCTTCCCCCCTCGATCGAGCTCGACGACAAGGGCCGCATGCGGACCTATCCCGCGCTCGCCCGCCTCGGGGACACCCCGATCGCGGTCATCCAATCGGCGGGCGACAGCTACGTGCCGGCCGACGAATCGCGGAAGCTCTTCGGCCCCAACACCGACACGCGCCGCCTCTACGAGGTGAAGGCGACGAGCCACGGGTTCAGCGGCGGCCGCGACGAGATGCTGAAGGACCTGGACGAGGCGCTCGACTGGATCGTTGCGAAAAAGCCGTAAGTTCGCTCAGCGCAAGCCCTCGACCACATAGACATCGCTCAGCAACTTGTTGGTGCCGAGCGCCCAGTGTTTCCCATCGGGCGTGACGACCGCGGTCGCGAATCGCATCCCCGCAGGATCGGTCGGCGACAGGGTCATGAGCGGCGTCCGCCGCCCGGTCGCGAGCTCGAGCCGTGC harbors:
- a CDS encoding ammonia-forming cytochrome c nitrite reductase subunit c552; this translates as MTKLPSRSLIFLVAAVAFGIGTVAAMALYANIAKRKMEAESTVLKIADITETTIDPAEWGKNFPREYDGYIRTADNAPARFKWSEGRPPEDDANAGKAPSKLVGDPLLTTIFDGYAFAIDYRERRGHFYMLLDQRDTERVKQKPQPGACLNCHASNVVAYREVGLKNGAAGSLADPLFSENGRKQLFTGWEQVNHLPYADATALVKHPMTCLDCHDPKTMALRVTRPAFLEGIANLAASSEPVPHLPSIEEWRRGDKKTPYDPNTLASRQEMRSMACGQCHVEYYFKGPEKRLTFPWHKGLKAEEMEAYYDETGWTDWTHKRSGAQVLKAQHPEFETWSQGIHARSGVACADCHMPYKREGALKYSDHQVQSPLAHVNLSCQTCHNYTETEILSRVDAIQSRHKAMLDRAEQAVVDLINAIEAAKAAGATDAQLAAARALQRKAQWRADLMNAENSLGFHAPAECLRLLGESIDYARQGTTEVAKLQMAARR
- a CDS encoding AcvB/VirJ family lysyl-phosphatidylglycerol hydrolase, translated to MMRTLSLLVALSVTCACTAIGPKPGVYEVKTVPMQLPHGELPITVVKPVAPSPGNVMILFATGDAGWLGASKGIFEHIIDRGYAAAAFSSQRVVSNLRKAKELIGFEQVASDVDLILVESKKALGLPADAPVIVAGFSRGANVVVFAAGEPSLRRHIVGGVALALTAETDYVKPPAGAHLPPSIELDDKGRMRTYPALARLGDTPIAVIQSAGDSYVPADESRKLFGPNTDTRRLYEVKATSHGFSGGRDEMLKDLDEALDWIVAKKP